The nucleotide sequence CGATATAATTATTTTATCAATACACACGCCGTCCTCAACCATCCAAAGACCAAGAATATGTTCCCCTGATTTTTCTACTGTCAGCGTAATGCGATCACCGTCCGGGAAACCTCCGAGCCAGCCATACTTGGCACCGAAGAAACCCACAAACTGGGATTTCAGCAATACGCCATCATAACCGACAGCGACCGAGGCACCCCCCGCCTCGCCAAGTCCACGAATCCACACATAGTAGGTGCCCTCCTTGAGAAAATTCAGGGCGTACGAAACACATGGACTGCGTTTTTCGAAGTTTTTCTTCTTCAAATCATAAACGGTGTTATTGCTTGGCGCTGCCAAAATATGTGCGGGGTCATCTTTCCGTTCACCTTTGATCTTTTTCCAAGCATGTGAATCGGCGCTTTTTTGGGTCGAATAATCCTCGGCCTCAATAATCGTCTGTTTATCAGGATCAATTTTGATGCTGTCTTTCGCAAACAGGGGGCTCGCACACATCAGCGCTACACAAATAATGCTCATTTTCTTCATTTTTCTGTTATCTCCTATTTTCTTGGCCCAACGCCAGCCTTCATGCGCGGCGTACTCGCCGTCGCGTGCGAGGCCTGGTTGTGCGACTTCATTTCTTGAATAAGTCCGAATGGGTTCCCATTCTTTCAAAAACGATGAACTTGCTGTCGATTTTATAAATAAGGAGCCAGTCGGATTCGATATGACAATCACGACGCCCCAAATAATTACCGAGAAGTTTGTGATCACGATGAATGGGATCCGGAGTTTGTCCGGAAATCAAAGTGCAGGCGAGGATTTTGAACTTCTCCAGATTCTTTCCGCGACGCTTACAGAGCTTGAGATCTTTCTCAAACTGCTTTGTGTAAACCGGGGTATACATCAGATACCCAGCTTCTTGAACATGTCAGCTGCATCCTTGCAGACAACCAGATCGCGCCCCTCGTCGGTGGCGTCGAATGTCCGTGCCGTGGTAGTTGATGGAACGGTGACATTAAAGGGAAGCCCTTGATGAAGCTCGACCTGCCTGT is from bacterium and encodes:
- a CDS encoding type II toxin-antitoxin system RelB/DinJ family antitoxin encodes the protein MSKSAMLRARLEPELKHDAEAIFARLGLNSTQAITIFYRQVELHQGLPFNVTVPSTTTARTFDATDEGRDLVVCKDAADMFKKLGI
- a CDS encoding type II toxin-antitoxin system YafQ family toxin, with product MYTPVYTKQFEKDLKLCKRRGKNLEKFKILACTLISGQTPDPIHRDHKLLGNYLGRRDCHIESDWLLIYKIDSKFIVFERMGTHSDLFKK